The Staphylococcus sp. KG4-3 genome window below encodes:
- a CDS encoding DsbA family protein, whose translation MKGEITFSLKASIYSDYSCPFCFIGKDQLEKAIKETDGNVSIE comes from the coding sequence TTGAAAGGAGAAATTACTTTTTCATTGAAAGCGAGTATTTATTCTGATTATAGTTGTCCTTTTTGTTTTATAGGTAAGGACCAACTTGAAAAAGCAATAAAAGAAACAGATGGTAATGTATCTATAGAATGA